One Lysobacter enzymogenes DNA segment encodes these proteins:
- a CDS encoding ATP-binding protein, whose translation MAFPIITAEQRLAEARGVKGVLVGGWGLGKTSQLWTLDPATTLFVDIEAGDLPVMSWPGDSIRPRTWEDCQDIAVLLGGANPALRENQPYSQWHLESAQLRYGDPAIFAKYQTLFVDSITVAGRLCLQWCKGQPQAFSEKTGKPDNRGAYGLLGQEMVGWLTQLQHVRGKHVWFVGILEDRVDDFGRRTHELQIDGSKTGLELPGIVDEVITLAKVPATEGPAYRAFVCHTANPWGYPAKDRSGRLDMVEPPDLGQLMRKLGAPEAAAPTPPTLH comes from the coding sequence ATGGCATTTCCGATCATTACCGCCGAACAGCGGCTTGCCGAAGCCCGCGGCGTGAAGGGCGTGCTCGTCGGCGGCTGGGGGCTGGGCAAGACCTCGCAACTGTGGACGCTGGATCCGGCCACGACCTTGTTCGTGGACATCGAAGCCGGCGACCTGCCGGTGATGAGCTGGCCCGGCGACAGCATCCGCCCGCGCACCTGGGAGGACTGCCAGGACATCGCGGTCCTGCTCGGCGGCGCGAATCCGGCGCTGCGCGAAAACCAGCCCTACAGCCAATGGCACCTCGAATCCGCGCAACTGCGCTACGGCGACCCGGCCATCTTCGCGAAGTACCAGACCCTGTTCGTGGATTCGATCACCGTCGCCGGCCGGCTATGCCTGCAATGGTGCAAAGGGCAGCCGCAGGCGTTCTCCGAGAAGACCGGCAAGCCCGACAACCGCGGCGCCTACGGCCTGCTCGGACAGGAAATGGTCGGCTGGCTCACCCAACTCCAGCATGTCCGCGGCAAGCACGTCTGGTTCGTCGGCATTCTCGAAGATCGGGTGGACGACTTCGGTCGCCGTACCCACGAACTGCAGATCGACGGCTCCAAGACCGGCCTGGAACTGCCGGGCATCGTGGACGAGGTCATCACGCTCGCGAAGGTTCCCGCGACTGAGGGGCCGGCGTATCGCGCCTTCGTCTGCCACACCGCCAATCCTTGGGGCTACCCCGCCAAGGATCGATCCGGCCGGCTCGACATGGTCGAGCCGCCGGACCTGGGCCAGCTCATGCGAAAGCTCGGCGCGCCGGAAGCGGCCGCGCCCACTCCCCCCACGCTCCACTAA
- a CDS encoding helix-turn-helix transcriptional regulator, with protein MNDNSLTTEQLAARWDVTTETLARWRTEAIGPPFFKLVDRRVKYRLEDIELYESESMRTSTADNARIPSNDLRLAAQRERAAAAAQGASA; from the coding sequence ATGAACGACAACTCTTTGACGACCGAACAGCTCGCTGCGCGCTGGGACGTCACGACCGAGACACTGGCGCGCTGGCGCACCGAAGCGATCGGCCCGCCGTTCTTCAAGCTGGTCGACCGGCGCGTGAAGTACCGCCTGGAGGACATCGAGTTGTACGAGTCCGAGTCCATGCGCACCTCCACCGCCGACAACGCGCGCATCCCCAGCAACGACCTGCGTCTGGCGGCGCAGCGCGAGCGCGCCGCGGCGGCCGCGCAAGGAGCGTCGGCATGA
- a CDS encoding DUF2924 domain-containing protein → MSINPLPENVIAQIESLYQMKWIDLKAMWTDRFGAPPGINNRRYVERRLAHRIQEDAARAARSSIVAANDDRIRHLLSTGTMKAQDKNRLQPGLVITRNYHGALHSVRVLGKDRFEYLGKPYSSLSAIAREITGTRWSGPLFFGIKADAASGRKTR, encoded by the coding sequence ATGTCCATTAACCCGCTACCTGAAAATGTTATCGCCCAGATCGAATCGCTCTACCAGATGAAGTGGATCGACCTGAAGGCGATGTGGACGGATCGCTTCGGCGCTCCGCCGGGCATCAACAACCGGCGCTACGTCGAGCGGCGTCTGGCACACCGAATACAAGAGGACGCCGCGCGCGCGGCCCGTTCTTCGATTGTCGCCGCGAACGACGATCGCATCCGCCACCTTCTGAGCACCGGAACCATGAAAGCGCAGGACAAGAACCGGCTGCAGCCCGGCCTCGTGATCACCCGAAACTACCACGGCGCCCTGCATTCCGTGCGCGTCCTCGGCAAGGATCGCTTCGAGTACCTGGGCAAGCCCTACTCCAGTCTGTCGGCGATTGCGCGCGAGATCACCGGCACGCGCTGGTCCGGCCCGCTCTTCTTCGGCATCAAGGCCGATGCCGCTTCCGGAAGGAAGACCCGATGA
- a CDS encoding recombinase family protein codes for MTPPRTVACYIRTPSYHSDALTQQIRITRQFLRTQLGAYASVIYCDEAHSGTTLDRPGLQSLLAHVEAGGVEAVVVAEYHRLSRIHTQLLTVQMKLERANVALWVAAPHPRLAPGLPRSAPHSFLYDAPIPEARP; via the coding sequence ATGACACCGCCCCGCACCGTCGCCTGCTACATCCGCACGCCCAGCTACCACTCCGACGCCTTGACCCAGCAGATCCGGATCACGCGGCAGTTCCTGCGCACCCAATTGGGCGCTTACGCGAGCGTGATCTACTGCGACGAAGCCCATTCGGGTACGACGCTGGACCGGCCCGGCCTGCAATCGCTGCTGGCGCACGTCGAAGCCGGCGGCGTCGAAGCCGTCGTGGTCGCCGAGTACCACCGCCTGTCTCGCATTCACACCCAACTGCTCACCGTGCAGATGAAGCTGGAGCGCGCCAACGTCGCCCTCTGGGTCGCCGCGCCGCACCCGCGATTAGCGCCTGGACTGCCCCGGTCCGCACCCCACTCCTTCCTCTACGACGCCCCCATCCCGGAGGCCCGCCCATGA
- a CDS encoding recombinase family protein, producing MTTPLRIAVYCQTPIASPDHITVQRVTLVETLNRCCDVTPTLSVYVDDGYCAHSQNRPGLQRLLQAAEARQIDCIAVLGRQHLSTRTADYDELLRVLEQKYHVSVMECELAPARIVRGAA from the coding sequence ATGACCACGCCGCTGCGCATCGCCGTCTACTGCCAAACTCCCATCGCCTCGCCCGACCACATCACCGTCCAGCGCGTGACGCTGGTCGAAACCCTCAACCGCTGCTGCGACGTCACCCCGACACTGTCGGTCTACGTCGACGACGGCTACTGCGCGCACAGCCAGAATCGCCCGGGATTGCAGCGCCTACTCCAGGCCGCTGAGGCCCGGCAGATCGATTGCATCGCCGTACTCGGACGCCAGCACCTTTCAACGAGGACGGCGGATTACGACGAACTGCTCCGGGTGCTGGAGCAGAAGTACCATGTGTCGGTGATGGAGTGCGAGCTGGCGCCGGCGCGGATCGTCCGGGGCGCGGCATGA
- a CDS encoding recombinase family protein, giving the protein MNGRARLRCAVYTRVSTDEGMGQLYTSIDAQRDAGESYIASRRSEGWVPVGELYDDAGYSGGTLDRPALQRLIADVKAGRVDVIVSYKLDRLSRSLLDFHDLIKVFDAHDVTFISVTQHFNTTDAMGRMQLNMLLAFAQYEREVTAERIRDKFAASKRKGLWMHGIPPLGYDIEQRRLAINLEEAEIVRWAFTQFLALKSIQKLAEQARALGYRNKSWTTKAGIFREGKVLDKSGLHKILHNRTYLGHLKHGDSEVPDTHPAIIDSDLWKAVHALLSTNSVARGNVTRSRISFLLKGLVFAADGRALIPWHTTKGNGRLYRYYQTRETMERGRLSESVLPRLPASELEDIVLQQLRDIFKREDVLAEVVKAAVAKDPSLDEARVTVALRQIDRIWESLFPEEQARLAQQLIERVVVTHSAIEIRMHALGSATSIQELMKDNA; this is encoded by the coding sequence ATGAACGGTCGCGCGCGCCTGCGCTGCGCGGTGTACACCAGAGTCTCCACCGATGAGGGCATGGGCCAGCTGTACACCTCGATTGACGCCCAGCGCGACGCCGGGGAGTCCTACATCGCCAGCCGGCGTTCCGAGGGCTGGGTGCCGGTGGGCGAGTTGTACGACGATGCCGGCTACTCGGGCGGCACCCTGGATCGCCCTGCCCTGCAGCGGCTGATCGCCGACGTCAAAGCCGGCCGCGTGGACGTCATCGTTTCGTACAAGCTGGATCGCTTGAGCCGTTCGCTGCTGGACTTCCACGACCTGATCAAGGTCTTCGACGCCCACGACGTGACCTTCATTTCGGTCACGCAGCACTTCAACACCACTGACGCGATGGGGCGGATGCAGCTGAACATGCTTCTCGCCTTCGCCCAGTACGAGCGCGAAGTGACCGCCGAGCGTATCCGAGACAAATTCGCGGCCAGCAAACGCAAGGGCTTGTGGATGCACGGCATCCCGCCGCTGGGCTACGACATCGAGCAGCGCCGTCTCGCCATCAACCTTGAAGAGGCCGAGATCGTGCGCTGGGCGTTTACCCAGTTCCTGGCACTGAAGTCCATCCAGAAGCTCGCCGAGCAAGCGCGCGCCCTTGGGTACCGCAACAAGTCGTGGACCACGAAGGCTGGGATCTTTCGCGAAGGCAAGGTTCTGGACAAGAGCGGGCTGCACAAGATCCTTCACAACCGGACTTACCTCGGCCACTTGAAGCATGGAGACTCTGAGGTTCCCGACACGCATCCGGCCATTATAGATTCGGACCTGTGGAAAGCAGTCCATGCGCTGCTCTCGACCAACTCGGTCGCGCGCGGCAACGTCACGCGCTCGCGCATCTCCTTCTTGTTGAAGGGCCTGGTGTTCGCGGCGGACGGCCGCGCCCTGATCCCCTGGCACACCACCAAGGGAAACGGACGGCTCTATCGCTACTACCAGACGCGGGAGACGATGGAGCGCGGCCGCCTCTCCGAGTCCGTGCTACCCCGACTTCCGGCCAGCGAGCTGGAAGACATCGTGCTGCAGCAGCTGCGCGACATCTTCAAGCGCGAGGACGTACTCGCCGAGGTAGTGAAGGCCGCCGTCGCAAAAGACCCCTCGCTGGATGAGGCGCGGGTCACCGTCGCCTTGCGCCAGATCGACCGCATCTGGGAGTCGCTCTTCCCCGAAGAACAAGCCCGGCTGGCACAACAGCTGATCGAGCGCGTCGTGGTCACACACAGCGCTATTGAGATCCGCATGCATGCGCTGGGGTCGGCCACGTCGATACAAGAACTCATGAAGGACAACGCATGA
- a CDS encoding LacI family transcriptional regulator, which produces MNELVIQVGGDADIVQISNGDTLIRVPVKLRRRSGKRRLRQTKVQFAELSAELTALQSALARGYRWRAMLDTGEVASMKDIADSENIDRSYVARMINMTLLAPELIEAILDDTVPDWTLDDVAIAPPDRWDEQLAKFTALKPHLSGYN; this is translated from the coding sequence ATGAACGAACTCGTCATCCAAGTCGGCGGCGACGCCGACATCGTCCAGATCAGCAATGGCGACACGCTCATCCGCGTTCCCGTCAAACTTCGCCGCCGGTCGGGTAAGCGTCGTCTCCGCCAAACCAAGGTTCAGTTCGCAGAGCTTTCCGCCGAGCTCACTGCGCTCCAGTCCGCGCTCGCGCGCGGCTATCGATGGCGCGCGATGCTGGACACCGGCGAAGTCGCGTCCATGAAGGACATCGCGGACAGCGAGAATATCGACCGCAGCTACGTCGCCCGCATGATCAACATGACGCTGCTCGCGCCCGAACTGATCGAGGCGATCCTGGACGACACCGTTCCGGACTGGACGTTGGACGACGTGGCCATCGCTCCACCGGATCGCTGGGATGAGCAGCTAGCGAAGTTCACCGCGCTCAAGCCCCATTTGTCCGGCTACAACTAA
- a CDS encoding helix-turn-helix domain-containing protein: MPNIATILKAEVARLTRKELKLQVEPLRKQVGAQRKMIAALRADVAKLQKGIASGSRNAVAVQRAEDAPATRSRFSASGLKKLRKKLGLTMEAFGILLGVSAQAIYMWERGQNRPRAESVQKIAIARGMTKRQVQDLLAQHAPSAKPVVRRTRKPSAKKAAPIAAKKASSKAATAVTKKAARKAPTAKKTTKSESPPASKPRQRKGEQKANGATTGLQ, from the coding sequence ATGCCTAACATCGCTACGATTCTCAAAGCCGAAGTAGCACGACTGACGCGCAAGGAGCTCAAACTCCAAGTCGAACCGTTGCGCAAACAAGTGGGCGCGCAGCGCAAAATGATCGCGGCACTGCGCGCTGACGTCGCCAAACTTCAAAAGGGCATAGCCTCAGGAAGTCGAAACGCGGTCGCTGTCCAGCGCGCGGAAGACGCTCCTGCAACACGCTCGCGGTTCTCCGCCAGCGGGCTGAAGAAGCTGCGTAAAAAGCTTGGGCTGACGATGGAGGCATTCGGCATCCTGCTCGGGGTCAGCGCCCAGGCCATTTACATGTGGGAGCGCGGCCAGAACCGTCCGCGCGCGGAGTCAGTCCAGAAAATCGCAATCGCGCGCGGCATGACTAAGCGACAGGTCCAAGATCTGCTGGCTCAGCATGCGCCGTCGGCCAAGCCTGTCGTACGTCGCACCCGGAAGCCGTCGGCGAAGAAGGCTGCTCCGATCGCAGCGAAAAAGGCGTCCAGTAAGGCAGCAACTGCGGTGACGAAGAAGGCAGCCCGCAAGGCTCCGACCGCGAAGAAGACGACTAAGAGCGAATCGCCGCCGGCAAGCAAGCCAAGACAACGCAAGGGCGAACAGAAGGCGAACGGGGCAACCACGGGCCTACAATAA
- a CDS encoding phospholipase effector Tle1 domain-containing protein — protein sequence MDEDLLRERGAMEDTKNKKKVVQLAEDGLPKADVSYYTATPEHLTSYDRAADELYKFKVPPLLDTKDRHSYLLIGLMDGTGNDVGKDPLHATNVARFETQVQKLKHSGVNIDVVYKAGPGTQKNTVAETIDAATGRTSESIAERTYQELVERAQKIYRLDPDAKIAIHAEGFSRGASQVPLLARMIHERGIPNLDRAEYVHDAQGKLTKTYPHFHQFPGHTPMTVGLYDPVPTGAMEKLDRRLPPSVVSGFQINAADERRGLFPVDRIIPAGVSEDGRFLSVSVAGAHSDIGGSYQRNGLGTRSQNLMTDYHNALFSEPLLRRLPETYDPRLNVIHRSEEGNVLFRAWPKVERDSPKGEVTKLMPDDGARVINDPIEAAIRSRPEPISPAVAEVAQRATPVVRSLPERFAAPPAEEAMAEWHKKVGNVELRPYQAPTQLSPGAKVMAAAGVAGVAASIADAKASANQASTLLAQDNLSAAQSTLTHYAARGTGGWIGGATAGMVATAAATGPGVVSFIVVGGAAVAGAHVGEHVATVLDSYKTFKQTDRDGVAWQSNGRQWVRQDLGDLSDDGQNNPVKQAFSADPEKANELSYRASNSATELAIGKLESPRNPYSQAAAETDPPSLRRADWERNPVSGEWGRKVVVGFEQRGVPMVRIDSAGPERADELNRAAEQTILDNIANGPAPMAARYAMAHRSEGWERFGTVPASISAALHDDSLVASDGKLYQRTADGQWQRNGESVVAAGNLRQELEGTRTALQPQLAQHEQQLAVIPTRQPPTLEDIERADLMATYKVHNVNPNPQQLEAALEAVRRTQHEQGVAPLATSLHLGRNAAGNFDIDSPIEHIGRDADGANRVHAVTSPLEVQLAMLDLRSPPPTSPEAPELRIANLSPKQQEALEQVVREANRVGLTRDEVQGTAREAVAAAGRADVEPEIVIGAVAAERSVQPTKVEVPRAVDQAPVEPPKPAEADLAASKPLEPPSKPGHRDAEAVPDRSSGAPVASATSAPVTPAAVSPEAKQAPTVSNGEFSAPPQQPERQTSGLPDQQPQPEVIAAQSANPVPPPRQPETAPSAAVEAPAAAAPRVAPQAVAEAESAPRIASSPAEATPAPTTGKPDVAEAGAPAPAAPAVAVAPAPAPDDSTLQRGDRGQEVELLQYRLQRVGYRGPDDAPVPERGHFDAATEHAVRHLQRDHGLAETGHVDPDTLQALAVAQQAKIEAQKAVPQADGAEVAKVQGQPAQATGGQKPQTVLANEPQQTAPIAPTAEVRAAPAPALAGYAASENNPIVAAPKTQVSDMLADVGARESAQPSYSQAEPGKPVDSRAVHGQLAGEPAQDRRETERELARLSPADQAMFAKIRGAAPASVPDEVVAKAMLEAKRNGIPDVERVGQVGVADGKLWVGSVTPGFHAAVSANGPAPNMQDTLKETQMVNQQRDQQLAMEATQRQQDEQRAKPIMH from the coding sequence TTGGACGAAGACCTTCTGAGGGAGCGCGGCGCCATGGAAGACACAAAGAACAAGAAGAAGGTGGTTCAACTCGCCGAAGACGGACTTCCGAAGGCCGATGTCTCGTACTACACGGCCACGCCGGAGCATCTGACGAGCTACGACAGAGCTGCCGACGAGCTATACAAGTTCAAGGTACCTCCGTTGCTGGATACTAAGGACCGGCACTCGTACCTATTGATCGGGCTGATGGATGGCACCGGTAACGATGTCGGGAAGGATCCTCTGCATGCCACCAACGTCGCGAGATTCGAAACGCAGGTCCAAAAACTAAAGCATTCGGGCGTCAATATCGATGTCGTGTACAAAGCCGGTCCTGGTACACAGAAAAATACTGTAGCTGAAACCATAGACGCAGCCACAGGTCGAACCAGCGAATCAATCGCAGAGCGCACATATCAAGAGTTGGTGGAGCGCGCGCAGAAGATATACAGGCTCGATCCTGACGCGAAAATCGCGATTCATGCCGAGGGATTCAGTCGCGGCGCTAGCCAAGTTCCTTTGCTAGCGCGAATGATTCACGAGCGCGGAATCCCCAATCTGGATCGCGCCGAATACGTCCACGACGCGCAAGGCAAGCTCACTAAGACGTATCCGCACTTCCATCAGTTCCCTGGGCACACTCCGATGACTGTGGGGCTCTACGATCCCGTGCCTACCGGCGCGATGGAAAAGTTGGACCGGCGCTTGCCACCATCGGTAGTCTCTGGATTCCAGATCAACGCCGCTGACGAGCGGCGCGGCCTATTTCCAGTGGACCGCATCATTCCCGCGGGCGTGTCGGAGGATGGTCGCTTTCTGAGCGTCAGCGTTGCAGGGGCGCACTCTGACATCGGCGGCAGCTATCAGCGCAATGGTCTAGGTACGCGCAGTCAGAACTTGATGACGGACTACCATAACGCGCTCTTCAGTGAGCCGCTATTGCGGCGTTTGCCGGAGACCTACGATCCACGTCTGAACGTCATCCATCGCTCAGAAGAAGGCAATGTGCTGTTCCGCGCTTGGCCTAAGGTGGAGCGCGATTCGCCTAAGGGCGAGGTGACAAAGCTGATGCCGGACGACGGCGCGCGGGTTATAAATGACCCGATCGAAGCTGCAATTCGCAGTCGGCCAGAGCCCATTTCGCCGGCCGTAGCCGAAGTGGCCCAACGAGCTACGCCGGTGGTCCGTAGTTTGCCTGAGCGATTTGCTGCGCCTCCCGCTGAAGAGGCAATGGCGGAATGGCATAAGAAGGTCGGCAACGTCGAGCTTCGGCCATATCAAGCTCCGACGCAGTTGAGTCCTGGCGCCAAAGTAATGGCGGCAGCGGGCGTCGCTGGCGTTGCTGCAAGTATCGCGGATGCTAAGGCAAGCGCGAACCAAGCCAGTACGCTGCTCGCTCAAGACAATCTGTCAGCAGCGCAATCAACTTTGACCCACTACGCCGCCCGCGGCACGGGCGGCTGGATTGGCGGCGCGACAGCGGGCATGGTCGCCACGGCCGCAGCAACCGGCCCCGGCGTGGTCAGCTTCATCGTCGTCGGCGGCGCGGCCGTGGCCGGCGCGCACGTAGGAGAGCATGTCGCCACGGTGCTGGATAGCTACAAGACCTTCAAGCAGACAGATCGCGATGGCGTTGCTTGGCAGTCCAACGGGCGACAGTGGGTGCGGCAGGATCTGGGCGATCTGAGCGACGACGGTCAGAACAATCCGGTGAAACAGGCGTTCTCTGCCGATCCGGAGAAGGCCAACGAACTGAGCTATCGGGCGAGCAATTCGGCCACCGAACTAGCAATCGGAAAGTTGGAGTCGCCGCGCAACCCATACTCACAGGCCGCGGCGGAGACCGATCCGCCAAGCTTGCGTCGCGCAGATTGGGAGCGCAATCCGGTGAGCGGCGAATGGGGCCGGAAGGTTGTGGTCGGCTTCGAGCAGCGCGGCGTGCCGATGGTCCGGATCGACTCGGCCGGCCCAGAACGCGCGGACGAACTCAATCGTGCGGCGGAGCAGACGATCCTCGACAACATCGCCAACGGACCGGCGCCGATGGCGGCGAGATACGCGATGGCGCATCGGAGCGAAGGATGGGAGCGGTTTGGCACTGTCCCTGCCTCGATCAGCGCCGCACTGCACGACGACTCGCTGGTGGCGTCCGACGGCAAGCTGTACCAGCGCACCGCAGACGGTCAGTGGCAGCGCAACGGCGAGTCCGTTGTCGCCGCAGGGAACTTGCGTCAGGAGTTGGAAGGCACACGCACCGCGTTACAGCCGCAATTGGCGCAACACGAGCAGCAACTGGCGGTCATTCCTACGAGGCAGCCGCCCACGTTGGAGGACATCGAGCGCGCGGATCTGATGGCGACCTACAAGGTCCACAACGTCAATCCGAATCCCCAGCAGTTGGAGGCCGCACTGGAGGCTGTCAGGCGAACCCAGCACGAGCAGGGTGTCGCACCGCTTGCTACGTCCCTGCACCTCGGACGCAATGCCGCGGGCAACTTCGACATCGACAGCCCGATCGAGCATATCGGCCGCGATGCTGATGGCGCGAACCGGGTCCATGCCGTGACGAGCCCGTTGGAAGTGCAACTCGCCATGCTGGATCTGCGGTCTCCGCCGCCCACTTCGCCAGAGGCGCCGGAGCTGCGCATCGCCAACCTGTCGCCCAAGCAGCAGGAAGCTCTGGAGCAGGTCGTCCGGGAAGCCAATCGCGTCGGCCTGACGCGCGACGAAGTGCAGGGCACCGCGCGCGAAGCGGTGGCGGCAGCTGGCCGTGCAGACGTGGAGCCTGAGATCGTCATCGGCGCCGTGGCGGCGGAGCGCTCAGTACAGCCAACGAAGGTCGAGGTGCCGCGGGCCGTTGACCAGGCGCCGGTTGAACCCCCGAAACCCGCCGAAGCAGATCTGGCGGCTAGTAAGCCGTTGGAACCACCGTCAAAGCCTGGGCATCGCGACGCCGAGGCGGTGCCGGACCGTTCCAGCGGAGCGCCGGTAGCATCGGCCACGTCGGCGCCTGTTACACCCGCGGCGGTAAGTCCCGAAGCTAAGCAGGCTCCCACCGTAAGCAACGGGGAATTTTCCGCTCCTCCCCAGCAGCCCGAGCGCCAAACTTCCGGCTTACCGGACCAGCAGCCGCAACCTGAGGTGATCGCGGCCCAGTCGGCCAACCCTGTCCCGCCGCCCCGTCAGCCCGAAACCGCGCCCAGCGCGGCCGTGGAGGCGCCGGCCGCCGCGGCGCCCCGGGTTGCGCCGCAGGCGGTCGCGGAGGCCGAGTCCGCCCCGCGCATTGCGTCGTCGCCGGCAGAAGCAACCCCGGCGCCGACGACGGGAAAACCGGACGTCGCGGAGGCCGGCGCACCGGCGCCGGCTGCGCCCGCGGTCGCTGTGGCGCCTGCTCCAGCACCGGACGACAGCACCTTGCAGCGCGGCGACCGCGGGCAGGAGGTCGAGCTGCTGCAGTACCGGCTTCAGCGGGTGGGCTATCGCGGCCCGGACGATGCGCCAGTCCCCGAGCGTGGGCATTTCGATGCCGCGACGGAACACGCGGTGCGCCACCTCCAGCGCGACCACGGCCTGGCTGAAACGGGCCATGTCGACCCCGATACGCTCCAGGCGCTCGCGGTGGCCCAGCAGGCCAAGATCGAGGCTCAGAAAGCAGTGCCGCAGGCCGACGGGGCCGAAGTCGCCAAGGTGCAGGGGCAGCCGGCGCAGGCAACGGGCGGGCAGAAGCCGCAGACCGTTCTCGCTAACGAGCCGCAGCAAACCGCGCCGATTGCGCCGACAGCCGAGGTCCGCGCGGCACCGGCGCCGGCATTGGCGGGTTACGCGGCGTCGGAAAACAACCCAATCGTGGCTGCGCCGAAAACCCAAGTCTCGGACATGCTGGCGGACGTAGGGGCTAGGGAGTCCGCGCAACCGTCGTACTCGCAAGCGGAGCCCGGCAAACCTGTCGATTCGCGTGCCGTCCACGGACAGCTTGCAGGCGAACCCGCTCAAGATCGGCGGGAAACAGAACGCGAACTGGCGCGCCTATCGCCTGCCGACCAAGCAATGTTCGCGAAGATCCGGGGCGCCGCCCCTGCTAGCGTTCCAGACGAGGTGGTGGCCAAGGCCATGCTGGAGGCCAAGCGTAACGGCATCCCCGACGTGGAACGTGTGGGTCAGGTCGGCGTCGCAGACGGAAAGCTCTGGGTCGGCAGTGTGACTCCCGGCTTCCACGCAGCCGTGTCCGCGAACGGCCCCGCTCCGAACATGCAGGACACGCTGAAAGAGACGCAGATGGTGAACCAGCAGCGCGATCAGCAGCTAGCGATGGAGGCCACGCAGCGACAGCAGGACGAGCAGCGCGCCAAGCCCATCATGCACTAG
- a CDS encoding GFA family protein, with protein sequence MTESAIRGTCHCGTVEVVLGAFPPTITECNCSLCRRYGVLWAYVEADQVLELPDPGLTDAYAWNGRNVDFLRCRDCGCITHWVPRKKGRTLRGINARIFDPELVAQSKRIFRDGANK encoded by the coding sequence GTGACCGAATCGGCGATCCGTGGCACTTGCCATTGCGGCACGGTAGAAGTCGTCCTCGGCGCATTCCCGCCGACGATCACCGAATGCAATTGCTCGCTATGCCGCCGCTATGGCGTGCTTTGGGCCTACGTCGAAGCTGACCAAGTACTGGAGCTGCCCGACCCCGGGCTCACAGACGCCTATGCGTGGAATGGCCGAAATGTGGACTTCCTTCGCTGCAGAGACTGCGGCTGCATCACCCATTGGGTACCACGAAAGAAAGGGCGAACTTTGCGAGGGATCAACGCGAGAATTTTCGATCCAGAGTTGGTGGCGCAGAGCAAGCGCATTTTTCGCGATGGTGCCAACAAGTAG
- a CDS encoding H-NS family nucleoid-associated regulatory protein, which translates to MNFNIDQLSLRELTSLPISAEKRKQFLSNRRTAASVRRQAVALAENHGYTIEDLFGEQPAASPTRRKRRSHRKPIKVAPNYRDPENERNTWSGRGSMPRWLAKKIRFGHDATDFLIPGIAKPTARKTNSVGKRTVVKQKDLPTVA; encoded by the coding sequence ATGAACTTCAATATCGACCAGCTTAGCCTACGAGAGCTGACATCCCTTCCTATTTCTGCGGAGAAGCGAAAACAGTTCCTATCAAATCGTCGCACCGCCGCTTCGGTGCGCCGGCAAGCGGTCGCCCTTGCCGAAAATCATGGCTACACGATAGAGGATCTCTTTGGCGAGCAGCCTGCAGCCTCGCCGACCCGGCGGAAAAGGCGCTCACACCGCAAGCCGATCAAGGTCGCGCCCAATTACCGCGACCCAGAAAACGAACGCAACACTTGGTCAGGCCGGGGAAGCATGCCGCGTTGGCTAGCCAAAAAGATCAGGTTCGGGCATGACGCTACTGATTTCTTGATTCCGGGCATCGCGAAACCCACCGCGCGCAAGACCAATTCCGTAGGCAAACGGACAGTCGTCAAGCAAAAGGACCTGCCGACCGTTGCCTGA
- a CDS encoding helix-turn-helix transcriptional regulator, translating into MSQDDLAYGVPMDRAALGMVENGKTAPTVLTLLKLAFALGCEVAELIPTVNEVSSHLRREVPRD; encoded by the coding sequence ATGAGCCAAGACGACCTGGCCTACGGTGTGCCGATGGACCGAGCCGCGTTGGGCATGGTCGAGAACGGTAAGACCGCCCCAACGGTTCTCACGCTACTGAAATTAGCCTTCGCGCTGGGATGCGAAGTGGCCGAATTGATCCCGACCGTTAACGAGGTCAGTTCGCATCTCCGCAGAGAGGTGCCGCGGGACTAA